AAAGTGAAACATTATTTAGATATGGCTAAAGCCAACAATCAGATTATTGCTGGTGGTGCGGCTCTAGATCAGACAGGGTATTTTGTACAGCCGACTTTGATTTCCTTCAAAAATACGGATGATCCTTTATTTTCAGAGGAAACTTTTGGTCCAGTAGTTGGGGTAATGTCATTCGAAACTGATGAAGAACTCGTTCAACTGATGAATCAGTCGCGCTTTGGTTTAACCGCTAGTATCTGGACAAATGACTTATCTAAAGCTTTGCGTTTAATTCCTAAAATTGAAGCAGGAACCTTGTGGGTCAATATGCATACGTTCTTAGATCCATCTGTTCCATTTGGCGGGGTAAAAGCTTCAGGAATTGGCAGAGAGTTTTCTGATGCATTTATTGAAGATTACACCGAATTAAAATCAGTTATGATTCGGTATTAAGCCAATAAAGAGGTTTGTCACTTTATAAATAACAAACCTCAGCTTTTAAAATAAAAATTGGACTAAAACATTAGTAGTTTAAAGTGATGCTTTGTTGAGTTGATTGGTCGATTTCCTTTTGACTCACCGCATCATCTTTACACTTGTAACTTTCAAATAAAGGAAGCTGATCTGCAAAGTGGACATCAGGTTTTCCATTTTGATTAATAAATCCACTTTGTCCTGGGGCCAAAATCGAACACATGGTGACTTGATTTGGATTTAAGACCACTCTAAACGTAGCACTTCCCGTATTTCCATAAGTACTAAGGTGTTGTTCATGTGATGGGGCAGCCCATGGAATACCGACGGAGTTTTTGCTAGAAAAGCCCATCGTTGCTACTGGAATTTTCCAGTCATTCGGGTCAGTAGAGTGATACTGTTTTGAAAGTTCAGTCAACGCATTTTCTAAAGCTTTTAAGACAACCTCATCTGCTGTTTGTCCTTTTAAGAAATCAACTTGTTGAGGAATACTCGCCTGTTTTCCTTGCAGGGCATTCCAGATTAATTTTGAAGCACTCGCAGGCTGTGCACTTCGTGGATCATTATTTACTGGATAAAGCGTATCGGTATAACGCTTATAAATATTTTCTGAAAGGTTTGGTTTGAGTACCAGTTCAATCATTTGATTAAGCCATGCACGTGTAATTGCTGGTGCTGCACCTTGATAATATTTCGCCTCACTATCAGGGCGTAATTTAAGATCCCAACTGGCAAGTAGTGGTGCGACTTTTTTGGCTAATGGCGATGCATTAGGGCTTTGTGCCGCTTGAATCATATAAGGAACAAAATAACGGGCATTTAAATCAGACCATGCAGCTGTTTTATTAATTTCCCAAATTTCTTGCTGACTCAGTTTTGGTTTACTTTTTAAAGGTTCAATCAGTTCATTCGCCCGATCTACATAAGAAAAGTTTGACGAATCTGAGCGTAAGCCAGCATAGGCTTTGTTATTCCAGCTTGTGACATAACCTTTTTGCGGATTGTATTCTTTAGGGTTATGCGAGAAGTCATAAAAACCTTGCCACTCCATTGAACCATCACCTTTAGCTGGAAGCTGAATATGTTGGTTTTCAGGACGAATAGGTAAACGACCTAAAGCAGCAACACCGATATTATCTTTAGTATCGGCATAGAACCAAGTGATAGAGGCTGCGACACGTTTGGCTTGAGCAAGAAATTCATCCCAATTTGAGGCTTTCGCTGCATTTGCCCATCCTAACAAAGTTTCAATTTCTACGCCTTCCCAGCTACGTTTTTGCGCATACGCCGTATGGTTATTATCATCCCATGTACTTATAAAACCTTGTTTACTCTTATAAACATCTAAAACATGGTCTGCTTGATTTTTAACTTTGATTTTTACTTGCTTGTGCTCAAATGGAATATAAGCTCCTTTGTATAAATATTCTTTTGAATTGCTTGGATTTAGAGTGAGTTGGTAAACATCGTTAGTATCGAGTGAGCCTACCGTAGAGCCCCATGCTATTTTGCCATTGGTTCCAAATAAAATTGCAGGTAAGCCAACAGGAGTAATACCTGTCAAATTATAGCCCGCTCCATGTAAACCAATATCGTAGGTGATTGCTGGTGTATACCATCCTTGCTGTGGGCCATTATATAAAACTGCTTGGCCTTCAATAGTCTTATCACCTTTTAAGACCCATGCATTACTGGCGGTAGGTACACCATCTACAACACTTTTGCCTAAAGCAATCCGAGCTTGCGCTAGATAGGTTTTTGCTGCTTTGTTTGAAATAGGGCTAATGTCTTTAAGTATTTGCTGTTGACGCGCTATAAGCTGTGGTTTTTGTGCATATTGGATAATGGTTGGAGCACTTGGGTCATTTAGCCAACGTAATTGTTGATAGACTTTAAGACCTTCTTCTTGGCCTTTTTCTTTTTGCAGTTGCGTGAGCAAATCTAAATTTGATACTTCAGAACTGGCTGAAAAGAAGCGATTCAAAATTAAGCCTACCCAAACCATAGCAATATCTTCTGGTTGCCATGTTGATGGTTTAAAACCATGATCTGTGAACTCTTTAGGCATAAGAGCTGGATCTGCTAAAACCTCTTTAACCCGTTTACTAAAACCTGCGGCATAACCTTCAAAAATTGCTCGGTCTTCTGGTGAGAGCGCGGCGAGTTGCTGCTTAATATTTTCTGGGTCAAAACGGCTATGCGTCGCAATATCATATTGAAGATAGTCGGGGCCGAGGACCTCAGCAACCGTACCTTGTCCTGTACGTTTTGACATTTCCATCTGGAATAATCGATCGGTCGCTACCGAATAGCCATAACCGTAGAAAAGCCCATAGGTATCATTTGCATATACATGAGGAGTACCGAATTTATCACGCTTAATCGTGATCTGCTTTTGTGTTGGTGTTGAGTCTAAACTTGATGAAGAATTACAACCCGCTAAAAGTGCGCCTAAAAGTAATGTTCCATATTTAATTAAAGGGCGTGTAGGGTGAGGCCGAGAATTCAGCATAGGTATGTTCAATTTAGATATCCTTACTTTCATTATGATGTAGAAGTGAACGATTTAAGAATCTTCTTAGATTCACGTCACTGATGAACAAGCCCTGTTCATGAATTTAAAATACTGTTATTTATCCATGTAATTTTCCATTACATTTGAGGTATATATTTATACCTTCTCGAACAAGTTATGGTGTTTTCTATTTTGAGAGAATAAAAAAGGCCATGATTGGCCTTTTTAGAAATGAATAAATTTTAAGAAAGCGGAATTAGCTCACTAAAAAATCTTTTAGGATTTTATTAAAAGCTTCTGATTGTTCTACATTGGAAATATGAGAGGCATCTATTTCTGCAAGTTTTGATTGTGGAATGCGTTGCTGCATAAATTCACCATCTGAAACGGTTGTTACAGGATCTTGAGTTCCAGCAACGACTAATACAGGAATTTTGATGTCTTTTAACTGCTCACGGACATCCGCTTTAGCCAAAGCCTCACAACAATTGGCATAACCCATTGCGCTGCCAGCACTTAAGTCGTTACACAGGTTGTTGACAATTGAAGCATGACTTTGGATAAAGGGATCTGTAAACCATCTCGAAGCTGCTGTAGCTGCGATCGGTTGTAAACCTTGCTCACGTACTAATTTTGCACGGTCAAGCCATGCCTGTTCTTGTCCAATTTTAGCGGCAGTATTTGCCACAACCACATGACTAAAACGGTTAGGGTAGTGAATCGCAAGCCATTGACCGGTTAAACCACCCATAGAAATTCCACAAAAAGCAGCTTTGCTAATATTCAGATGATCCAGTAAACGGACAACATCTTCACCTAATTGCTTTACAGTATATGGACCGTCAGGCGTAGATGATGAACCGTGACCACGAGTGTCATAGCAGATCACAAAAAATTGATCTTTTAACTCATTAAACTGTTTTTGCCACATACCATAATTGGTGCCCAAAGAATTGGAAAACACCAGAGCAGGGGACGACGGTTCGCCAAAAGTTTGATAGTTAATTTGTGCATCGGCAGATTGAAAAGATGGCATTTGTTTCTCCTTAAAGTGCTTCAACACGTTCAATAATCAATGCGATGCCTTGGCCTACACCAATACACATTGAACATAAGGCATAGCGTCCGCCTGTTTGCTCAAGCTGGTTTAAAGCTGTAGTGACTAAGCGTGCACCTGATGCACCAAGTGGATGACCCAAAGCAATTGCACCACCGTTTGGATTTACTTTGTTGCTATCATCTGGCAAACCTAAATCACGGGTCACTGCCAAAGCTTGTGCAGCAAAGGCTTCATTCAGCTCAATCACATCCATCTGATCTAAAGTCAGGTTGGCTTGTTTCAGTAATTTTTTAATCGCTGGGGCTGGGGCAAAACCCATAATGCGTGGTTCTACACCCACTGCTGTTGAAGCAATGATCTTGGCACGTGGTTTGAGGTTGTAGGCCTGAACTGCCTCATCAGAAGCAATCAGTAGAGCTGCTGCACCATCATTAATACCTGAAGCATTCCCCGCAGTCACAGAACCATCTGCTTTGACAACCGGTTTAAGTTTGCTTAAAGCTTCAAGGGTGGTTGATGCACGTGGATGTTCATCGGTATCAATCACAACAGCATCCCCCTTACGCTGAGGGATTTCAACTGCCACGATTTCTTTAGAAAAAAAGCCTTTGGCTTGCGCGCTTGCGGTGCGTTGTTGGCTCACCAAGGCAAACTGGTCCTGATCTGCACGATTCACGTTAAACTGTTCAGCGACGTTTTCGGCAGTCTGGGGCATGGTGTCTACACCATACAATTTTTTAAGTTTAGGGTTAATGAAACGCCATCCCATGGTGGTGTCTTCAATCTTTTGGGTACGACCAAAAGCACTGTCTGACTTACCCATCACATACGGTGCACGGCTCATACTTTCCACACCACCTGCAATCACCAAGTTCGCTTCACCTGCTTTAATAGCACGTGCAGCAATGGCAATCGCATCGAGTGATGAACCACACAAACGGTTAATAGTGGTTGCTGGCACCTGATATGGTAAACCTGCAAGCAGTGCTGACATACGGCCCACGTTACGGTTATCTTCACCGGCTTGATTCGCACAGCCATAGATCACATCATCGACCTGTTCCCAATCTACATTCGGGTTGCGCTGCATGAGTGCTTTAATCGGCACAGCGCCAAGGTCATCGGCACGGACAGGTGCAAGGCCACCGGCATAACGGCCGAATGGAGTACGGATGGCATCGATGATATAAGCGTTTTTCATTCTTACATTTCCATTTTGAAATCTGTTGCTGTCATTGCCACAAATGATGGGTTTATCCATTCTTCCTTTGCAGAGGCAATGCCTCACTTTTGACAGGGCAAAAGTGACAAAACCCTTTGTTACGCAGACACAACATCCCTGTTGTGCTGAGCAACGAGGCGACATCCATGTCGCCACCTCGTATCCGCTAGCAGTTTGCTATCGTGACAGGTGACATGGATGTCACCCGTTGGACAGGGAGGCAAGGAAGCCTCCTCTGTTCAACATAGATTTTTGTTACTTTTCATCTTTGAAAAGTAAGGTATTGCCTATACAAAAGGCTTTTGAATATC
This genomic stretch from Acinetobacter oleivorans DR1 harbors:
- a CDS encoding penicillin acylase family protein produces the protein MLNSRPHPTRPLIKYGTLLLGALLAGCNSSSSLDSTPTQKQITIKRDKFGTPHVYANDTYGLFYGYGYSVATDRLFQMEMSKRTGQGTVAEVLGPDYLQYDIATHSRFDPENIKQQLAALSPEDRAIFEGYAAGFSKRVKEVLADPALMPKEFTDHGFKPSTWQPEDIAMVWVGLILNRFFSASSEVSNLDLLTQLQKEKGQEEGLKVYQQLRWLNDPSAPTIIQYAQKPQLIARQQQILKDISPISNKAAKTYLAQARIALGKSVVDGVPTASNAWVLKGDKTIEGQAVLYNGPQQGWYTPAITYDIGLHGAGYNLTGITPVGLPAILFGTNGKIAWGSTVGSLDTNDVYQLTLNPSNSKEYLYKGAYIPFEHKQVKIKVKNQADHVLDVYKSKQGFISTWDDNNHTAYAQKRSWEGVEIETLLGWANAAKASNWDEFLAQAKRVAASITWFYADTKDNIGVAALGRLPIRPENQHIQLPAKGDGSMEWQGFYDFSHNPKEYNPQKGYVTSWNNKAYAGLRSDSSNFSYVDRANELIEPLKSKPKLSQQEIWEINKTAAWSDLNARYFVPYMIQAAQSPNASPLAKKVAPLLASWDLKLRPDSEAKYYQGAAPAITRAWLNQMIELVLKPNLSENIYKRYTDTLYPVNNDPRSAQPASASKLIWNALQGKQASIPQQVDFLKGQTADEVVLKALENALTELSKQYHSTDPNDWKIPVATMGFSSKNSVGIPWAAPSHEQHLSTYGNTGSATFRVVLNPNQVTMCSILAPGQSGFINQNGKPDVHFADQLPLFESYKCKDDAVSQKEIDQSTQQSITLNY
- the pcaD gene encoding 3-oxoadipate enol-lactonase, which translates into the protein MPSFQSADAQINYQTFGEPSSPALVFSNSLGTNYGMWQKQFNELKDQFFVICYDTRGHGSSSTPDGPYTVKQLGEDVVRLLDHLNISKAAFCGISMGGLTGQWLAIHYPNRFSHVVVANTAAKIGQEQAWLDRAKLVREQGLQPIAATAASRWFTDPFIQSHASIVNNLCNDLSAGSAMGYANCCEALAKADVREQLKDIKIPVLVVAGTQDPVTTVSDGEFMQQRIPQSKLAEIDASHISNVEQSEAFNKILKDFLVS
- the pcaF gene encoding 3-oxoadipyl-CoA thiolase is translated as MKNAYIIDAIRTPFGRYAGGLAPVRADDLGAVPIKALMQRNPNVDWEQVDDVIYGCANQAGEDNRNVGRMSALLAGLPYQVPATTINRLCGSSLDAIAIAARAIKAGEANLVIAGGVESMSRAPYVMGKSDSAFGRTQKIEDTTMGWRFINPKLKKLYGVDTMPQTAENVAEQFNVNRADQDQFALVSQQRTASAQAKGFFSKEIVAVEIPQRKGDAVVIDTDEHPRASTTLEALSKLKPVVKADGSVTAGNASGINDGAAALLIASDEAVQAYNLKPRAKIIASTAVGVEPRIMGFAPAPAIKKLLKQANLTLDQMDVIELNEAFAAQALAVTRDLGLPDDSNKVNPNGGAIALGHPLGASGARLVTTALNQLEQTGGRYALCSMCIGVGQGIALIIERVEAL